ACATTTACATGCTTTGCCAATCAGTGAAGTTACAAATTACACTGACATCTGATCAGAATTTAAATCTACCTTCAATTAAGAGTTCAAAAGGAACTGAATCGAGATCTTTCAGCAGACAAACATTTGATCAATAAAACTGATTCTGACAAAACACGAAGTTGAAGCCATGACACACAACAAAGCTTCAAATATGAATTTTCCAGAAAAGAAGCTATAAATACTTGAAATTGATGTAGCAAAAAAGTTCTATACAATCCACATACCTATCATCTTACTATGTGACCTAaggcagcggtctccaaccttttttgcgccacagaccggtttatgtccgacaatattttcacggaccggcctttaatgtgtcgcggataaatacaacaaaataaaactagtaccggtaccgaaaaaaagaagatttagtcataacacacgtgaaaagttccaggaaaactgagttaacaatcaaaacgataacaaaataacgctgaaaaccgataaaaaccctgaaaaccatacatttcacacctgagcctcaactctcgcggcctttTACCAAACGactccgaggcccgggggttggggaccgctgacttGAGGTCACCATGTCACCTTTCtcttatacatttaaaaattgtAATGTATAACACCATAATGCATAACAATATGATGGTCCAGTGAAGCTGACTTGGATTTAAAATAGCATCACTTCATTTTATTCTATACATCGTTTTCAATTGAATGACCAATTCACTACTCTGGTGGGCAAGCATGGCTCCATTGTAACGGCCAATAGTGGACAGTTGGCAGTACTGCGGGGTAAGAGGTTTATTGACTCTCTTGAATCTCAAGCCAAGACTACTTATGTAAATTTTATGGAATAAATATTCTGTTCTGGCAGCTTTATTCAAGTCCATAAAAGTGGCGACATCTCTCACACAGATGCAGTTTGTTGACATCTACGTGTAAAGAATCTATCACCGGGATAAAAGCTTTCAAGGTGTGTACATCTACATGTATTTTGATCTGGATGGGTAAATAATTCTGTCATGTGAGAGGTGAAGAACAAGAAATTTTTCAGAATTAACGCAAAGGTAAGCGCTACATAGCTagctcaaccccccccccccccccaaaaaaaaactacaacacATAAATCTTACATTTTGTTGAGTTGAGAAAAGTTACACTAGGATTCATTTGTCACATCAACGTCGTGTCATAACAGTAAAGCTGACTGAGTGTTTTTCCAACGTCAGGTAGATCATTGCTACAGTTTACATGAGCCACCACTGACAGTCTGGGTTGCTGTGGAGAAGCAGGGATTGGTGCAATTTGACCTGTCGGTGCCATACTCTACACCATTCTGGCAGCTATAAACAAATGTTGCTTAATGCATCCGATAGCCCAAAGTCCCACAGAAGAGGTCAAGGGACCGCACAGGACCATTTTGCCTGCCAGGTGGACAAGTACCTGCTCTGACATCACATGAAAACTATGGATTAGAATGTTGTAACAATAAACAGAACAGAGATCAGACTTTTAAAATAACAAGCATCTGTATGTAGAACATCTTGTTAGGTATatttagggctgctcgattatggcaaaaatgataatcacgattattttcactgaaattgagatcacgattatttgacgatatttatttaaccctttaagacctactatagaaccaagtccaccagagcttatattatttttttacatgctgtagtgccatttgtgggagcatttcaagttgctatacatcaatacaactgttatagcccatattttaataatatgtatgcattaagtccatagtaattacataaattgcaaaaaagtgcaataaactacaaaaaaatttgaaaatcgcttttgttttgtttacatatatttctacttggagaaatttaagaggcttatccctcaaaactttaaatacaataaagttgcaaaaaatagtttcccaccacaggaaatttattttgagtgtcttcatagttttattttggagatacagcaatttttatatactgcaggaaaaacaaaaaacaatcctatgatgcaaatttgcaaagaaaacagcaggtgcatcatttcaatgtgggaagtgttacgaacagctgataggaacggcaaagcgtgtttctggaatattatgtttttgttcctgcaagcgctttttatgcaatttttgcaaagctatatgtggaacgaaaccgtgaccgaggacaagctgatggcataagatgtaagtacaactcctccggtttcatatgcaaaacaaattattgcgctagcttacacggttcaggttctacagggatttaaaaatagttacacaaaacggagcgtgctgctctgaccggctttaaagggttaacaatgactttaaaaaaaataatataaaatagtgtgcaacaccactgaagtttttttttttaaactctcttttcaaccaacggcagtcactctccaaataacttctgcttagctttccgagcttccctcgggtcctcttaatcagcagtctccaaccttttttgcgccacggaccggtttatgcccgacaatattttcacggaccggcctttaaggtgtcgcggataaattagggaggggctaataatcggctcagtcatttttaatgatcgttgaaagcccagatcgtaatcgtgattaaaattcgattaattgagcagccctaggtATATTACATTCTGCTCTTAACATGACCACAGCAGCAGTTAAATTAATATGCAGTTCAGGTCAGAGCCTGTATGATATATCTGTTGATTTTTGCTAGGTTTTAATATATCACTATCAGCATTTATAAcaaccaataaataaaaatgaaaaatgtaaagaagagatatgaagaaaatgctgtgtgtttattatgttgcatAGCttatccaccagagggcactctgccATTTGCCCTGTTAGAAAAATATACTTGGAACACTGCAAACAACAACCAGCTGATCTTAATGTATTGATCAGAGCCTAAACGACTAGTCCCGTGACGAAGTTAAGcttatttttaaactgcactGTGATCTTATCTTAGTAAAGACTCATACGTAACTGCACATAACAAATATTTGGGAAATATGTTTAtgatttgtgaaaaaaaaaaaattggctgACAGATTATTAAATCACCAAATAGGGGTATCGGTCTTAAAAGATCCTGTATTAGTCAAGCTCTAGTTCAGGGTTTCTGCCAGTGTGCTGCAAGCCTGGCAGGTCCCTGAGCCTAAGTAAATACAGACACACTAGAACCGTTTGCACTACACTGAGCTTTTCTAGACATtaccaaacagaaaaaatgcaaatgtcAGATGAGACATTAAGCTGTCTTTACACCACCACCTCATTAGTGCAAAATCTGTGTAACGTCCAATTGCACCCATGTGAGAAAAGCACAAGTAATTGTCTGGAAAATTTACACCAAGCCAAGGAGGCACTGTGCACTGACTCATGCACGCTCTTTCACCTAATCCAAACAAAGGATTCCAATAGTGAGAATGTATCTGAAGCAGATTATCTTCTGCTGTGCTACCCGTGAGATATAGCAACTTTGTATATTATCCCAGGCTGATTCTCTGACACCATCCTgagttcatgtgtgaaaacagctgagCTTTGGTAAACACGTGCTGCTCTCACCtagtggatggacagatggcctcCAAGGCTCCAGGATCTGGTGTAGACTCTGAGCAAAGCGGGTGTAGTACTGATCTGAGAAAATGTCATCCACACGACCATTATCAAACATGTActgtaagaagaaaaaagaaaaaaggaggagtCAATTGTATTAACACACCAGATAAAGATCAACAAATATTTAACGGGTGAAGATATGAAGATAAGGGGCAAGCCTGCACAGTGAACTTACTTTTTGTATGCACAGAAAAACATAGTAAAGAACATCAGCCTCATAAGTCTCCCCTTCCAGTCCCCGGGCCTCTGTTGTCATCAAAGAGAGACCCATACAGAGCTCAGCAACTGCACATGACACCAAATCCTCCTGAAAACGCAGGGCCTGCCGtcctaaaatacacaaaacaaaaaaagtgactgggaataaaaaaaaagaaagaaaaggaaatggcAACACATGCCTTATCTAAACATTTTAACTCATGTATAATCATTGGGTATGCACACTTACTGCCAATTGGCGCAAGTTTATTTTTGTCTGATTTGTCCAATTCTGCATTTTTACGCTGAGCCCAAAGCCGCCACACCTCCAGCCCCTCCTCTGGCTTCAAAGTAGCAGGCAGCAGCAGTTCCTGCACCTGCACCTGCTGCTGGCCTTGACCATCTACCTCTGCTACGACTGTCTGACCCTGCATAGGCATAAGCACATAAACAATGTTATCTCAATCACTGAGGACTACCATATCTACAtttcaaagtgaaaataaacataGCTGAATACCTGTGTTATTACCTGTAGCTGCTGTGCGTCCTGTCCTGTCAACCCCTGTGTATGCAGCACCTGCTGCTGTGGGTCCCAAATAAGGGACTGTGTAGCATTTGAGTAGCCCTGTACTGCCACGGGGATGTGGATGTTTCCATTCATCAACTGAGCAGGGAACAGTGTGTTTGCGGCCAGCGTGTGCACCACTTCTTCCTGGCTTCCCATGGCTCCAGAGCTTGTTATGCTGGAAACAGCCTGTGCTGTCTGGCTTTGGCTGGCAGGGATTTTCAGCTTGTCATTTTCAATAGTAACTTGTGTTGGCATTGTTGTAGTGTTTGTTCCCGCAACTTGCACTGTTCCATAAGCCTCCTGTGGGATGGCAATATGCGTTACCTGCTCACGGCCTCCAGATGCAGTGGGTGCAGAATACACAGGGATGGTCCAGGTCTCCCCTGTGGGACTGGTAATAGTACCTGTGGCACTGTAAAGGTGGGAGCTGTCCACAGTTAGGAGGTCTGGCCGCAGAGATACATAACTTTGCTGCTGACCTTGTGCCTGAGGGATAGCCAGGACTGTGGCTACCTGCTGGGCAGGTAGGGCATAGGAAACAGTGATGGGCATGTCCACTTTACGCTTCTTAGCTGGCTGGAGGACACCTGCCCCCTGAGATGTGGCAACTGTAGTTCCCATTACTCTCCTCTCTGCACTGTCTTGATGCTGGGTGGGAGAGAGGGCCCCCACTGTCTGAATTTGGATCTGCTGTCCCCCTGCAACAGCTGCCACCAACTGC
This region of Maylandia zebra isolate NMK-2024a linkage group LG20, Mzebra_GT3a, whole genome shotgun sequence genomic DNA includes:
- the LOC101474648 gene encoding transcriptional regulator QRICH1 isoform X1, with the protein product MNNSLDGTGSYEELVRQKARSIPQHRMKEFLESLASKGPDALQEFSQQSGDTTTTTTTMVYQQETNCIYTDSTEVAGSLLELACPVQVQVQPQQQQIQENTSQQQPVQQNTEQQIVQVQIQGQQQGQMLGQVLQVPSGSHQQLQGVTTAQLIQSGELTEEQHQQLQAQLVAAVAGGQQIQIQTVGALSPTQHQDSAERRVMGTTVATSQGAGVLQPAKKRKVDMPITVSYALPAQQVATVLAIPQAQGQQQSYVSLRPDLLTVDSSHLYSATGTITSPTGETWTIPVYSAPTASGGREQVTHIAIPQEAYGTVQVAGTNTTTMPTQVTIENDKLKIPASQSQTAQAVSSITSSGAMGSQEEVVHTLAANTLFPAQLMNGNIHIPVAVQGYSNATQSLIWDPQQQVLHTQGLTGQDAQQLQVITQGQTVVAEVDGQGQQQVQVQELLLPATLKPEEGLEVWRLWAQRKNAELDKSDKNKLAPIGRRQALRFQEDLVSCAVAELCMGLSLMTTEARGLEGETYEADVLYYVFLCIQKYMFDNGRVDDIFSDQYYTRFAQSLHQILEPWRPSVHPLGYVIPSHVTEEMLWECKQLGAHSPSTLLTTLMFFNTKYFHLKTVDQHLKVAFSKVLRHTRKSPNNPKDKSTSIRYLKSTERFIGQKVTDDMYSEQLEDPENPLRCPIKLYDFYLFKCPQSAKGRNDTFYLTPEPVVAPNSPIWYSTQPIPKEQLEQMLARILVVREIQEAINMSENVH
- the LOC101474648 gene encoding transcriptional regulator QRICH1 isoform X2, whose protein sequence is MNNSLDGTGSYEELVRQKARSIPQHRMKEFLESLASKGPDALQEFSQQSGDTTTTTTTMVYQQETNCIYTDSTEVAGSLLELACPVQVQVQPQQQQIQENTSQQQPVQQNTEQQIVQVQIQGQQQGQMLGQVLQVPSGSHQQLQGVTTAQLIQSGELTEEQHQQLQAQLVAAVAGGQQIQIQTVGALSPTQHQDSAERRVMGTTVATSQGAGVLQPAKKRKVDMPITVSYALPAQQVATVLAIPQAQGQQQSYVSLRPDLLTVDSSHLYSATGTITSPTGETWTIPVYSAPTASGGREQVTHIAIPQEAYGTVQVAGTNTTTMPTQVTIENDKLKIPASQSQTAQAVSSITSSGAMGSQEEVVHTLAANTLFPAQLMNGNIHIPVAVQGYSNATQSLIWDPQQQVLHTQGLTGQDAQQLQGQTVVAEVDGQGQQQVQVQELLLPATLKPEEGLEVWRLWAQRKNAELDKSDKNKLAPIGRRQALRFQEDLVSCAVAELCMGLSLMTTEARGLEGETYEADVLYYVFLCIQKYMFDNGRVDDIFSDQYYTRFAQSLHQILEPWRPSVHPLGYVIPSHVTEEMLWECKQLGAHSPSTLLTTLMFFNTKYFHLKTVDQHLKVAFSKVLRHTRKSPNNPKDKSTSIRYLKSTERFIGQKVTDDMYSEQLEDPENPLRCPIKLYDFYLFKCPQSAKGRNDTFYLTPEPVVAPNSPIWYSTQPIPKEQLEQMLARILVVREIQEAINMSENVH